From the genome of Oscillospiraceae bacterium:
AACTGCTTGAAAGCGGATTATAACCGCATTTTTAAAAGTGATATTATCACCGACCTTGTAAAGGTGCTGGGCTGCGGCGTGCAGGTAAAAAGCAAAGCCAACAAAGACCTGAGTTCCTTTGATATGGAAAATCTGCGCTGGAACAAGATTATTCTCTGCACCGATGCGGATGTGGATGGTTTCCAGATTCGCACGCTGCTGCTAACAATGCTTTATCGCCTGACCCCTGAGCTGATTCGGCAGGGCAAGGTCTTTATTGCCGAGTCCCCGCTGTATGAGATTCAGTGCAAAGGGGAAACTTACTTTGCCTATGATGAAGTTGAAAAAGAAAAATTTCTACAGCAGCTCAAAGGGCAGAAGCTGACAATTCAGCGCAGCAAAGGCCTAGGCGAAAATGAGCCGGATATGATGAACCTGACGACTATGAACCCCGCGACACGGCGCTTAATCAAAGTAATGCCCTCAGAGGCAGCTGCTACCGGTGCAACGTTTGACCTGCTTTTGGGCGACAACCTCAGCGGGCGCAAGCAGTATATTGCCGACCACGGGCAGGAGTATGTAGATGAGCTGGACGTCAGCTGAAAAAGAGCAAAAGACGTTTTCCGCTGTAAACAGGCGGGGGACGGGCAGGAAAGGCAGGAAAGTGTATGCCAGGAAAAAAGAAAACAAAGCGCAGCGCGCCTGTGCCGAAAGCGCACGGTGTCATTGAGGGCGCCGGCAGAGTGGTGGAGCAGCCTATTGTTTCCACGCTGCAAAAGAACTATATGCCGTACGCTGTCAGTGTGATTATCAGCCGTGCAATTCCGGAAATAGACGGCTTTAAACCCAGTCACCGCAAGCTGCTGTTTACCATGTACAAAATGGGGCTGCTGAATGGTTCCCGTACCAAAAGCGCAAACATCGTTGGCCAGACCATGCGTCTGAATCCCCATGGTGATGCCGCCATTTACGACACGCTGGTGCGCCTTTCACGCGGCAACGAGACTTTGCTGCACCCCTATGTCGACAGCAAGGGAAATTTCGGCAAAGCCTATAGCAGAGATATGGCCTATGCTGCTTCCCGCTATACCGAGGCGAAGCTGGACCCTATCTGCAACGAGCTTTTTCGGGACATTGATAAAAATACCGTTGATTTTGTAGACAACTATGACAGTACCATGAAAGAACCGACTCTGCTGCCGGCAACGTTTCCCAGTGTGCTGGTAAATGCAAATACCGGCATTGCGGTTGGCATGGCGAGCAGTGTGTGTTCCTTTAACTTGCGTGAGGTCTGTGAAACAGCCGCCGCGCGCATTCTGCACCCAAAGCATGACCTGATTTCAACGCTGCAGGCACCAGATTTTCCCGGCGGCGGGCAGATCTTGTACGATGAGGAGCAGATAAAAAAGATTTACAAGACCGGCCGTGGCAGCATTCGTGTACGCAGCCGCTATACCTATGATGCATCTGCAAACTGCATTGACATTACGCAGATACCGCCGACCACCAGTGTCGAGGCCATTGTCGAAAAAGTCATTGACTTAGTCAAACTTGGCAAAGCGCGGGAGGTTGCGGATATCCGCGATGAAACCGGCCTGGCGGGTTTGAAGATTACCATTGACTTAAAGCGCAATACAGACCCGCACAAGCTGATGGCAAAGCTTTTTCGCTTGACGCCGCTGGAGGACAGCTTCTCCTGCAACTTCAATATTCTGGTTCACGGTGTGCCGCGTGTTATGGGTGTTGGCGAAATATTGGATGAATGGACAGCCTTTCGCGTAGAGTGTATTCGCCGCCGCACCGAGTTTGACCTGCAGAAAAAGATGGACAAGCTGCATTTGCTCAAAGGGTTAGAGGCTATTCTGCTGGATATCGACAAGGCAGTCGCTATTATTCGTAAGACAGATGAAGAGAGCGAAGTGGTGCCAAACCTGATGATCGGTTTTGGCATTGACGAGGTGCAGGCCGAGTATGTAGCTGAGATCAAGCTGCGCCACCTGAACCGCGAGTACATCTTAAACCGCACCCAGGAAATTGCAAAGCTGCAAAGCGACATTGCAGAACTCAATGCGGTTTTGGATGATCCGAAAAAGATTAAAAAGATTATTGTACAAGAATTACAATCTGTTGCAAAAACATATGGTCAGCCGCGCCGCAGCATGCTGCTGTACCACGACGACCTTGCCGAGGCGGAGCAGGAACTCAATGAAATTCCGGACTACCCGGTAAATCTATTCTTTACCAAAGATGGTTACTTCAAAAAAATCACACCGCAGTCGCTGCGCATGAGTGGTGAGCAAAAACTAAAAGAGGGTGACCAGGTTACCCAGCATATTGAAGCGACCAACGCGAGCGACCTGCTTTTCTTTACCGACCGCTGCCAGGTGTATAAAGCTAAGGCAAGCGACTTTGGCGATACAAAAGCAAGCGTTTTGGGTGACTATATTCCGGCACAGCTGCAGATGGACGACGGCGAAAATGTACTGTGCATGGCGGTCACGCAGGATTACAGCGGATATGTGCTGTTCGCTTTTGAAAACGGCAAAGCTGCCAAAGTGGAGCTTTCAGTTTACCAGACAAAAACCAACCGCAAAAAGCTGGTAAATGCCTACAGCGATAAATCTCCGCTTGCTGGCCTGTTGCTTTTGCCGAAAGATGCCGATGTGCTCTTTATTTCCAATCAGGGACGCAAACTGCTGGTGAATACCGGTGTGATTCCCGCAAAGGCGACCCGCAGCACCCAGGGCGTGCAGACCATGACACTTCACCGCGGTGCCCTTTTGCAGGGTATAAAAGTGTTTGCCGAGGGCGATGTGCAGAATCCGAACCGCTACCGCAAAAAAGTTCCTGCTATCGGCGCTCTGCCGACTGCCGAAGAGATGCAGGGCGAGCAGCTAAAGCTGACAGAATAAAAAAACACCCCGGTGCTTTTGCGCCGGAGCGGACAAGCCCCGGCGCGCAAACGCGAATTTGCCGCAGCTGTCACTTGCTAGTCTGCACAGCTGCACCGCACTTATGCCGTACTGCGCAAAAAAGACTTGCAATTATCGTATATTCGTGATAAAATAAGGAAAGTTTATTAAGGGATATGGCAGATTTCTATAAAGATACTGCCAAGGCCCGCAGTTGTTTCGGAGGTAAGTCCATGACGGTTCCTGAGATTGTTTTGGGTATTATTTTAATCATTGCTTCTTTAGCGATTATCGTAGTCGTTCTGCTGCAGGAAGGCCATGAAAAGGACCTTGGTGTTGTTACCGGCGGTGCAGATACTTTCCTGAGCCAAAACAGCGCTCGGTCTATCGATAATTTCCTTGCGCGCTGGACGAAAGTTATTGCGCTTGTATTTTTTGCCTTAGTCATTGCAACAAATGTCTACATGTTTTTGACGAATAAGTAAAAAATATTTTAAAGCCCCGCAAGGCAAGCGGGGCTTTTTTACGTTACAATTCCCCCGCACTTGCGGGAAAGACAGATGGAGGTTTCTATGGTTGAGGACATAAAAAAAGGAATTTTGGAAGCACTGCAAAGCGCTGGACAGGACCTTTCCTCTCGCTTTTTGCTGCGGAAACTCGGAATTTCCGGAAAATACAGCACAACTTTTTATATTGCGCTCAATCAGCTGCGCGCAGAGAAAAAGGTCAGTGTCAACAGCCGCCACATGGTGCGCTTAAATGGAGATACCAGTGAGCGCATTCCCGCCACCATCGTTTCGCTTTCCCGCAGCTTTGCCTTTGCCCGCCCCGATGACGGCGGCGACGATATGTTCCTGCGTGGAGAAGACCTGCACGATGCTTTCTTAGGCGATTCTGTGCAGCTGGGCAATATCCGCCAAAGTCCCCGCGGCCCCAGCTGCGAGGTTATGGAAATCACCGCCCGCGCTGGCAACTGCGTCAACGGCACCATCGAACGCAGCTCCTTTGGCGAGGAGCTGCACCCGGATGCAGCTATCCGCTTTAATATAGGAATTGAAGATTTCCCGCACTGCGGTGCAAAGGTAGGGGACAAAGTGCAGGCAGAGGTTCGCCGCCTGCCGCATTCTTCTCATTTTATTGCAAAAGTTATGAAAGATTTTGGCCGTGCGGACTGCGCACGCATTTGCGCAGACGCCATTTTGGACGCCAACGGCGTGACCACTGTTTTCCCACCGGAGGTGCTCAAAGAAGCAGAGGCCATTGGCTCTAAGCCAATTACCGAAGCTGACCTGGCTGGCCGCGCAGATTACCGCGACTGGCCAATCTGCAGTATCGACAGCGCCAGTGCAAAGGATTTGGACGACGCTATCAGCGTAGTGCGAACAGAAGCTGGCTATGAATTGGGCGTGCACATTGCAGATGTGTCCTATTATGTTCGCCCGGGTTCAGCTCTGGATGAAGAGGCGCGCCGGCGGGCAACTTCTGTTTATCTGCCGGACCGCGTAGTGCCAATGCTGCCGGAAGCTATCAGCAACGGCGTGTGCTCTCTGAACGCCGGTACCGATAAGCTGACTTTTTCGGCGGTTATGGAGTTTGACAAAGCGGGCACTATGACGCATTATGAATTTCATAAATCAATTATCGACAGCAAGGTGCGCGGCGTTTATGACGAAGTCAACCAGATTTTTGCCGGTACTGCTGATGAGGCGCTGCTGAAAAAATATGCGCCTGTATTGGATAGCCTTTCTGCAGGCCGTGAGCTGGCGGGAATTCTGAAAGAGAACGCGCACAAAAATGGCAATTTTGATATTGACAGTTCTGAGTCGGAATTTGTGCTGGACGAAAACGGCCGCTGCATTGATGTGCTGCCGCGCCACACGGGCCCCTCGGAGCAGATGATTGAGCAGCTGATGATTGCCGCAAATCAGGCAGCAGCAAAACTTGGCAAAGAGCAGCAGATTCCATTTGTGTACCGTGTGCATGAAAATCCAGACCCGGACCGTGTAGATGCCTTGAAAGATATGCTGGTTGCCATTGGGCTGAATCCGGTTTCCCTTTCGCATACGGGCGATGTTACAGCAAAAGATTTTGCCAAAGTTATGGAGCAGGCAGTTGGAACCCCGAAAGAAAAGGTTGTTTCACATCAGCTGCTGCGCACCATGGCAAAGGCACGCTATGACACAAAGCCGCTGGGTCACTTTGGCCTTGCGCTCAAAGACTACTGTCACTTCACTTCACCGATCCGCCGCTACCCAGATACC
Proteins encoded in this window:
- a CDS encoding topoisomerase IV, whose translation is MPGKKKTKRSAPVPKAHGVIEGAGRVVEQPIVSTLQKNYMPYAVSVIISRAIPEIDGFKPSHRKLLFTMYKMGLLNGSRTKSANIVGQTMRLNPHGDAAIYDTLVRLSRGNETLLHPYVDSKGNFGKAYSRDMAYAASRYTEAKLDPICNELFRDIDKNTVDFVDNYDSTMKEPTLLPATFPSVLVNANTGIAVGMASSVCSFNLREVCETAAARILHPKHDLISTLQAPDFPGGGQILYDEEQIKKIYKTGRGSIRVRSRYTYDASANCIDITQIPPTTSVEAIVEKVIDLVKLGKAREVADIRDETGLAGLKITIDLKRNTDPHKLMAKLFRLTPLEDSFSCNFNILVHGVPRVMGVGEILDEWTAFRVECIRRRTEFDLQKKMDKLHLLKGLEAILLDIDKAVAIIRKTDEESEVVPNLMIGFGIDEVQAEYVAEIKLRHLNREYILNRTQEIAKLQSDIAELNAVLDDPKKIKKIIVQELQSVAKTYGQPRRSMLLYHDDLAEAEQELNEIPDYPVNLFFTKDGYFKKITPQSLRMSGEQKLKEGDQVTQHIEATNASDLLFFTDRCQVYKAKASDFGDTKASVLGDYIPAQLQMDDGENVLCMAVTQDYSGYVLFAFENGKAAKVELSVYQTKTNRKKLVNAYSDKSPLAGLLLLPKDADVLFISNQGRKLLVNTGVIPAKATRSTQGVQTMTLHRGALLQGIKVFAEGDVQNPNRYRKKVPAIGALPTAEEMQGEQLKLTE
- the secG gene encoding preprotein translocase subunit SecG — translated: MTVPEIVLGIILIIASLAIIVVVLLQEGHEKDLGVVTGGADTFLSQNSARSIDNFLARWTKVIALVFFALVIATNVYMFLTNK
- the rnr gene encoding ribonuclease R, translated to MVEDIKKGILEALQSAGQDLSSRFLLRKLGISGKYSTTFYIALNQLRAEKKVSVNSRHMVRLNGDTSERIPATIVSLSRSFAFARPDDGGDDMFLRGEDLHDAFLGDSVQLGNIRQSPRGPSCEVMEITARAGNCVNGTIERSSFGEELHPDAAIRFNIGIEDFPHCGAKVGDKVQAEVRRLPHSSHFIAKVMKDFGRADCARICADAILDANGVTTVFPPEVLKEAEAIGSKPITEADLAGRADYRDWPICSIDSASAKDLDDAISVVRTEAGYELGVHIADVSYYVRPGSALDEEARRRATSVYLPDRVVPMLPEAISNGVCSLNAGTDKLTFSAVMEFDKAGTMTHYEFHKSIIDSKVRGVYDEVNQIFAGTADEALLKKYAPVLDSLSAGRELAGILKENAHKNGNFDIDSSESEFVLDENGRCIDVLPRHTGPSEQMIEQLMIAANQAAAKLGKEQQIPFVYRVHENPDPDRVDALKDMLVAIGLNPVSLSHTGDVTAKDFAKVMEQAVGTPKEKVVSHQLLRTMAKARYDTKPLGHFGLALKDYCHFTSPIRRYPDTSIHRIMSAFLSGESKAEIQKKYADFAQESAKHSSEREICAMNSERSADDCFAAEYMAQHLGEEYEGVISGVTMRGVFVQLPNSVEGFVPVASFTDKHYEFDGQLSQVDEGTHERLTIGDSLKVVNVAADVSSRRVDFAPAGYDFIEKA